One segment of Paenibacillus rhizovicinus DNA contains the following:
- a CDS encoding extracellular solute-binding protein: protein MKKLLLTMSTVAVAGTMILTGCGSESNGNDAANAPANSQTDNAPANAGGGNAADAANAPTNAPAAEMKLRILDANVGGKTPEENTKFEAEIKRLTGIDAKMEKPASDYDQKVLTALGSGEKYDLIELSDLGQLATFVDQGVVTDLTDFVTKSKVLSDPTVVPTSEWDQLKDKDGKIVAVFSKFQGGTMPIVRKDWLDKLGLQEPKTLDDYYNVLKAFKEKDPDGDGKNDTYGLSTSDLYDIQGFMSAAGLKYRYVMKDGKRTIPYASEAAIPMYQWFAKLVKEGIMDPNFVTNDTGKMRNLFLTDRVGMVTYWDAWVGMFNNMKQQEDPSTKFQAEALDGIPGADGTVMLRRGDPDFWIVPVNAEHPDAAKKFLEFWHTEPGITLGSLGIEGEDYTKSGDAYTLTDTGKDHSSDHGVPFWYNENVKPPFGKLPGVQAAQDIVKQHATLELSLPGWDDAEKIVKNYALKAMSGQMDAAEAVKKMHDELLGKKLIDE, encoded by the coding sequence ATGAAAAAGCTGCTTTTGACGATGTCGACGGTTGCCGTCGCGGGAACGATGATTTTGACGGGCTGCGGTTCGGAGTCCAACGGGAACGATGCGGCGAATGCGCCAGCCAATTCGCAGACGGATAATGCGCCGGCCAATGCCGGAGGCGGCAATGCGGCTGACGCGGCGAACGCGCCAACCAATGCGCCGGCAGCGGAGATGAAGCTGCGCATCCTCGATGCCAACGTCGGCGGCAAGACGCCGGAAGAGAATACGAAGTTCGAAGCCGAAATCAAACGTTTGACCGGGATCGACGCCAAGATGGAGAAGCCCGCGAGCGATTACGACCAGAAGGTGCTGACGGCGCTCGGCTCCGGCGAGAAATACGACCTGATCGAGCTCAGCGATCTCGGCCAGCTGGCGACTTTCGTCGACCAAGGCGTCGTGACGGATCTGACCGATTTCGTCACGAAATCGAAGGTGCTGTCCGATCCGACCGTCGTGCCGACGAGCGAATGGGATCAATTGAAGGACAAGGACGGCAAAATCGTCGCCGTATTCAGCAAGTTCCAAGGCGGCACGATGCCGATCGTGCGCAAGGACTGGCTCGACAAGCTGGGTCTCCAAGAACCGAAGACGCTGGACGACTACTACAACGTGCTCAAAGCGTTCAAGGAGAAGGACCCGGACGGCGACGGCAAGAACGACACGTACGGTCTCAGCACGTCCGACCTCTATGATATCCAAGGGTTCATGAGCGCGGCAGGGTTGAAATACCGCTATGTCATGAAGGACGGCAAACGTACCATTCCGTATGCCAGCGAAGCTGCTATCCCGATGTATCAATGGTTCGCGAAGCTGGTGAAGGAAGGCATCATGGATCCGAACTTCGTCACGAACGACACCGGCAAAATGCGCAATCTGTTCCTTACCGATCGCGTCGGCATGGTCACGTACTGGGATGCGTGGGTCGGCATGTTCAACAACATGAAGCAGCAGGAAGATCCGAGCACGAAGTTCCAGGCAGAGGCGCTTGACGGCATCCCGGGCGCGGACGGCACGGTTATGCTTCGCCGCGGCGACCCTGACTTCTGGATCGTTCCGGTCAATGCCGAGCATCCGGACGCCGCGAAGAAGTTCCTGGAGTTCTGGCATACGGAGCCGGGCATTACGCTGGGCAGCCTGGGCATCGAGGGCGAGGATTACACCAAATCCGGCGACGCGTACACGCTGACGGATACCGGCAAAGATCATAGCAGCGACCACGGCGTGCCGTTCTGGTACAACGAGAACGTGAAGCCGCCGTTCGGCAAACTGCCTGGCGTACAAGCCGCGCAGGATATCGTCAAGCAGCATGCGACGCTCGAGCTGTCGCTGCCGGGCTGGGACGACGCGGAGAAGATCGTCAAGAACTACGCGCTCAAAGCGATGTCCGGCCAAATGGACGCGGCCGAAGCCGTTAAGAAGATGCACGACGAGCTGCTCGGCAAGAAGCTGATCGACGAGTAA
- the speB gene encoding agmatinase encodes MKLDQKYSGNVFILSSENYQTSKAVIYGMPMDFTVSFRPGSRFGPPRIREVSIGLEEYSPYLDRSLEDIEYFDAGDLLLPFGNAARSLDIIGEFVAGVLEDGKMPVGLGGEHLCSWPIFQEVYKKYPDMAIIHFDAHADLRESYEGEPLSHSTPLRKAANLIGGKNVYQFGIRSGSREEWQFARENINFFPFEVLEPLKKVLPELAGRPVYLTIDIDVLDPSAAPGTGTAEAGGITSKELIDAVHAIARSGVNVIGCDLVEVAPAYDPTEQTQIVAAKVIREMLLGFIK; translated from the coding sequence ATGAAACTCGATCAAAAATATTCCGGCAACGTGTTTATTCTAAGCTCCGAAAACTATCAAACGTCCAAAGCGGTCATCTACGGCATGCCGATGGACTTTACCGTATCGTTCCGCCCGGGCTCGCGCTTCGGCCCGCCGCGTATCCGCGAGGTGTCCATCGGCCTGGAAGAATACAGCCCGTACCTGGACCGCAGCCTGGAAGACATCGAATACTTCGACGCCGGCGACCTGCTGCTGCCGTTCGGCAACGCGGCGCGCTCGCTCGATATTATCGGTGAATTCGTAGCCGGCGTGCTGGAAGACGGCAAAATGCCGGTCGGTCTCGGCGGCGAGCATCTGTGCTCCTGGCCGATTTTCCAAGAAGTGTACAAGAAGTACCCGGATATGGCGATCATCCACTTCGACGCCCATGCCGACCTGCGCGAGTCGTACGAAGGCGAACCGCTTTCGCACTCCACGCCGCTTCGCAAAGCGGCTAACCTGATCGGCGGCAAGAACGTGTACCAATTCGGCATCCGTTCCGGCTCGCGCGAAGAGTGGCAGTTTGCCCGCGAGAACATCAATTTCTTCCCGTTCGAGGTGCTGGAGCCTTTGAAAAAAGTGCTGCCTGAACTGGCTGGCCGTCCTGTCTATCTGACGATCGACATCGACGTGCTGGATCCGTCCGCTGCACCGGGCACGGGTACGGCGGAAGCCGGCGGCATCACGTCGAAGGAATTGATCGACGCGGTTCACGCGATCGCGCGCTCCGGCGTGAATGTGATCGGCTGCGACCTCGTGGAGGTTGCGCCGGCGTACGACCCGACCGAACAAACGCAGATCGTCGCGGCGAAAGTCATCCGCGAGATGCTGCTTGGATTCATTAAGTAA
- a CDS encoding class II fructose-bisphosphate aldolase, whose protein sequence is MALVSMKDMLNKGLKEGYAVGQFNINNLEWTQAILAAAQEEQSPVILGVSEGAARYMGGFKVVTAIVKSLIEEMKVTVPVAIHLDHGSSVDKCKQAIDAGFTSVMIDASHGPFEENVRITSEVVAYAHERGVSVEAELGTVGGQEDDVVADGVIYADPKECKELVERTGIDCLAPALGSVHGPYKGEPKLGFKEMEEICKTINLPLVLHGGTGIPTEQIKKSVSLGTAKINVNTENQIAFTKAARAALAADAEVYDPRKFLTPGRDAIKATVIGKIREFGSSNKA, encoded by the coding sequence ATGGCATTGGTATCAATGAAAGACATGCTTAACAAAGGTCTTAAAGAAGGTTATGCAGTAGGCCAATTCAACATCAACAACCTGGAGTGGACGCAAGCGATTCTCGCGGCGGCTCAAGAAGAGCAATCTCCGGTTATCCTGGGCGTATCCGAAGGCGCGGCTCGTTACATGGGCGGCTTCAAGGTCGTTACAGCTATCGTCAAATCCCTCATCGAAGAGATGAAGGTCACTGTTCCAGTTGCGATCCATCTGGACCACGGTTCCAGCGTGGACAAGTGTAAACAAGCTATCGACGCGGGCTTCACGTCCGTTATGATCGACGCATCGCACGGTCCGTTCGAAGAGAACGTCCGCATTACGAGCGAAGTCGTCGCATACGCGCATGAGCGCGGCGTTTCCGTAGAAGCCGAGTTGGGTACTGTCGGCGGCCAAGAAGACGATGTCGTTGCAGACGGCGTTATCTACGCAGATCCGAAAGAGTGCAAAGAGCTGGTTGAACGCACTGGCATCGACTGCCTCGCTCCAGCCCTTGGCTCCGTACACGGTCCTTACAAAGGCGAACCGAAACTGGGCTTCAAAGAAATGGAAGAGATCTGCAAAACGATCAACCTTCCGCTCGTACTGCATGGCGGTACTGGTATCCCTACCGAGCAAATCAAGAAATCCGTTTCGCTCGGCACGGCTAAAATCAACGTGAACACCGAGAACCAAATCGCGTTCACTAAAGCTGCTCGCGCCGCTCTGGCCGCTGACGCTGAAGTATACGATCCGCGTAAATTCCTTACGCCGGGCCGCGATGCGATCAAAGCGACAGTTATCGGCAAGATCCGCGAATTCGGTTCTTCCAATAAAGCTTAA
- a CDS encoding ABC transporter permease subunit: MKVLKRYGALYVMMVPVIAYFLVFAYYPLVKGLQTSFQDYRLMGDRPYVGFANYSAVMHDSMFWDAMVNTLVIGGGILLFTFAAPLIIALSLNEVLRTWYKKLAQMVLYVPHLLSWVVVGGIWIFMLSPDSGLVNMILVHVFHRAPFNFLADSTWARWIMIWLATWKEMGYTCILFLAGIVSINPSLYEAARIDGATRWQQLIRVTLPQLGNTMKVVFLLNTLGILRIFDEVFVLRNPTIATKVDVLMMYTFQKGILDIKLGPASAASFFVLLLTLALTLVVRRVTRFDEV, encoded by the coding sequence ATGAAGGTGTTGAAGCGATACGGCGCGCTCTATGTCATGATGGTGCCGGTCATAGCGTATTTTCTCGTATTTGCCTACTATCCGCTCGTGAAGGGGCTGCAAACCAGCTTTCAGGACTACAGGCTGATGGGCGATCGGCCGTATGTCGGGTTCGCGAACTATAGCGCCGTCATGCACGACTCGATGTTCTGGGATGCGATGGTCAACACGCTCGTCATCGGCGGCGGCATTCTGCTGTTCACCTTTGCAGCGCCTCTTATTATCGCGCTCTCGCTGAACGAAGTGCTGCGAACCTGGTACAAGAAGCTGGCGCAGATGGTGCTGTACGTGCCTCATCTGCTCTCTTGGGTGGTCGTCGGCGGGATTTGGATTTTCATGCTGTCGCCGGACAGCGGGCTTGTCAATATGATTCTCGTCCATGTCTTCCATCGGGCGCCGTTCAATTTCCTGGCCGATTCCACGTGGGCGCGCTGGATCATGATTTGGCTCGCGACGTGGAAGGAGATGGGGTACACGTGCATTTTGTTCCTGGCGGGCATCGTGTCGATCAATCCGTCGCTGTACGAAGCGGCGCGCATCGACGGGGCGACGCGCTGGCAGCAGCTTATCCGCGTCACGCTACCGCAGCTCGGCAATACGATGAAGGTCGTCTTCCTGCTCAATACGCTCGGGATTTTGCGGATTTTCGATGAGGTGTTCGTCCTGCGCAACCCGACGATCGCTACGAAAGTCGACGTGCTGATGATGTACACGTTCCAGAAAGGCATTCTCGACATCAAGCTCGGACCCGCCTCGGCGGCCAGCTTCTTCGTCCTACTACTAACGCTTGCGTTGACGCTCGTCGTACGGCGAGTAACGCGATTTGATGAGGTGTAA
- a CDS encoding transglycosylase domain-containing protein → MSWYRFRQGGGGKRRLPLAIRAERWMPLLRRLRKGLIYMAGMLLVLFMAAFGFLYYLRVQALPASSISQTSQMLDAQGHVMDTFHAGENRQSVPLKEISPYLVEATLAIEDQRFFSHLGFDMKGMARAALVNLEHFSRQQGASTLTQQLARNLYLTHERTWSRKLKEAMYTIQLEMHYSKDEILDMYLNQIYYGHGAYGAEAASELYYGKHASELTLAESAMLAGIPKGPKYYSPYMDMKNAKDRQRTILQTMADQGIIQLSDAKAAGAEMLNFVPLGTSKQTGLAPYFRDYVRYLAVDKLGIDERLLSEGGIRIYTTLDPEAQRAAEEAVAAGIPEDSEQQAALISIDPRTGYIKAMVGGRDYKKNQYNRVFATTRQPGSSFKPILYLTALQQGSLSPVSQFKSAPTVFTYDDGRQTYAPSNYNNNYVNGLIDMRQAIASSDNIYAVNSIMKVGPENVIDMARKLGIDSPMQPVPSLALGTFPVSPFEMASAFGTFANAGVRIEPTAILRIEDSKGEVLYEAKQAQTTVVDAAHAYVLTSLMESVFETGGTGNRVSATIKRPVAGKTGTTATDAWLVGYTPELATAVWVGYDKGRKLTPVEAHRAAPIFASYTEKALSAVPPKIFPLPDGVVSVYVDPESGKLAGKSCPNRRLESFVSGTQPVEVCGAHGDTAASANGDSDAQAAQSKTWWKQLKRWWSN, encoded by the coding sequence ATGAGCTGGTATCGTTTCAGGCAGGGCGGCGGCGGAAAGCGCCGGCTGCCTCTCGCCATTCGGGCCGAGCGGTGGATGCCGCTGCTTCGCAGGCTGCGCAAAGGGCTGATCTACATGGCCGGCATGCTGCTCGTTCTGTTCATGGCGGCGTTCGGCTTCTTATATTATTTGCGGGTGCAGGCGCTGCCTGCTTCCTCCATCAGTCAAACGTCGCAAATGCTCGATGCGCAAGGCCATGTCATGGATACGTTTCACGCCGGGGAGAACCGGCAGTCCGTGCCGTTGAAGGAGATATCGCCCTATCTCGTCGAGGCGACGCTCGCGATCGAGGATCAGCGCTTCTTTAGCCACCTCGGCTTCGATATGAAAGGGATGGCCCGCGCTGCGCTCGTCAACCTGGAGCATTTCTCGCGGCAGCAAGGGGCCAGCACGTTAACCCAGCAGCTTGCGCGAAACCTGTATCTCACGCACGAGCGGACATGGTCGCGGAAACTGAAAGAGGCCATGTACACGATCCAGCTGGAGATGCACTATTCCAAGGACGAGATTCTGGACATGTATTTGAATCAAATCTATTACGGCCACGGCGCGTACGGGGCGGAAGCGGCATCCGAGCTCTATTACGGCAAGCACGCTTCCGAGCTGACGCTTGCGGAGAGCGCCATGCTGGCAGGCATACCGAAAGGGCCCAAATACTACTCGCCCTATATGGATATGAAAAACGCCAAAGACCGGCAGCGCACGATTCTGCAAACGATGGCCGACCAAGGCATCATCCAGCTGTCCGACGCGAAGGCGGCCGGCGCGGAGATGTTGAATTTCGTTCCGCTCGGCACGAGCAAGCAGACGGGCCTCGCGCCGTACTTCCGCGATTACGTCCGCTATCTCGCGGTCGATAAGCTCGGCATCGACGAACGGCTGCTGAGCGAAGGCGGCATCCGCATCTATACGACGCTGGATCCCGAAGCGCAGCGCGCGGCCGAAGAAGCCGTCGCCGCCGGCATCCCGGAAGATTCCGAGCAGCAGGCCGCGCTCATCTCCATCGATCCGCGCACCGGCTACATCAAGGCCATGGTCGGCGGCCGCGATTACAAAAAGAACCAATATAACCGCGTATTCGCGACGACGCGGCAGCCGGGATCATCGTTCAAGCCGATTCTGTATTTGACGGCGCTGCAGCAAGGGTCGCTGTCGCCGGTTTCCCAGTTCAAGAGCGCGCCGACCGTCTTCACCTACGACGACGGCCGCCAAACGTACGCGCCGAGCAATTACAACAACAACTACGTGAACGGCCTCATCGACATGCGGCAGGCGATCGCTTCTTCCGACAATATCTATGCGGTCAATTCCATTATGAAGGTCGGACCCGAGAACGTCATCGACATGGCGCGGAAGCTCGGCATCGACAGTCCGATGCAGCCGGTGCCGTCGCTCGCGCTCGGCACCTTCCCCGTCAGCCCGTTCGAGATGGCATCCGCCTTCGGCACGTTCGCGAACGCCGGGGTTCGGATCGAGCCGACGGCGATTCTGCGCATCGAAGACAGCAAAGGCGAAGTTCTCTACGAGGCCAAGCAGGCACAGACTACGGTCGTCGACGCCGCTCATGCCTATGTACTGACAAGCTTAATGGAGAGCGTATTCGAAACAGGCGGCACCGGCAACCGCGTATCGGCGACGATCAAACGGCCTGTAGCCGGCAAGACCGGCACGACGGCGACCGATGCCTGGCTCGTGGGCTACACGCCCGAGCTGGCGACGGCGGTCTGGGTCGGCTACGACAAGGGACGCAAGCTGACGCCCGTCGAAGCGCATCGCGCAGCGCCGATCTTCGCTTCCTATACGGAGAAGGCGCTGTCTGCGGTGCCGCCGAAAATCTTCCCGCTGCCGGACGGCGTCGTCTCCGTCTACGTCGATCCCGAGAGCGGCAAGCTGGCCGGCAAATCCTGCCCGAACCGGCGGCTGGAATCGTTCGTCAGCGGCACGCAGCCGGTAGAAGTGTGCGGCGCGCATGGCGACACGGCCGCATCCGCTAACGGCGACAGCGACGCGCAAGCCGCGCAGTCGAAGACCTGGTGGAAGCAGTTGAAGCGCTGGTGGTCGAACTAA
- a CDS encoding LacI family DNA-binding transcriptional regulator, with translation MATIDDVAKASGVSKGTVSSVFSKKRPISKEVSERVLAAAEALNYKPNYWARSLANRSTHIIGLNIRGESFKFGQFHLSLLNGVLRVCYEHGYRLLVNTLSPAYLNQVENIASDPVDGEILLDPVEDDARIADRLRSGLPIVVIGRPPAKYEAQVSYVDNDNVGMAARVTRYLLELGHTEILFLNAMAGTTVSDDRGNGYLAAFKRAGRVSKPELMLNKPPEDTPSHGFGYHAALAKLTALPAITAIIVDTDMMALGVYKAAEQLGLRIPEQLSVIAFSDNSVLSAEFHPPLTGVRLYADRLGTEALQLLLEQMQAEGKSAKRVLVPAELVVRGSCASPMFTHK, from the coding sequence TTGGCTACCATCGACGACGTCGCGAAAGCATCCGGCGTATCCAAGGGCACGGTATCGAGCGTGTTCAGCAAGAAGCGGCCCATCAGCAAGGAAGTTAGCGAGCGCGTGCTCGCCGCGGCCGAAGCGTTGAATTACAAGCCGAATTATTGGGCGCGAAGCCTGGCCAACCGATCCACGCACATTATCGGTTTGAACATTCGGGGCGAATCTTTTAAATTCGGCCAGTTTCATCTCTCGCTGCTCAACGGCGTGCTGCGCGTCTGCTACGAGCATGGCTATCGTCTGCTCGTTAACACGCTGTCGCCCGCCTATCTGAATCAAGTCGAAAATATCGCATCGGATCCCGTGGACGGGGAAATCCTGCTCGATCCCGTGGAGGACGACGCCCGAATCGCGGACCGGCTTCGCAGCGGACTGCCCATCGTGGTCATCGGCCGCCCGCCGGCGAAGTACGAAGCGCAGGTAAGCTACGTCGACAACGACAATGTCGGCATGGCTGCCCGAGTGACCCGCTATCTGCTGGAGCTCGGACATACGGAGATTTTGTTCCTGAACGCCATGGCCGGAACGACCGTATCGGATGACCGGGGGAACGGCTACCTGGCCGCGTTCAAGCGAGCCGGCCGCGTGTCGAAGCCGGAGCTGATGCTGAATAAGCCGCCGGAAGACACGCCGTCGCACGGCTTCGGCTACCATGCCGCGCTCGCGAAGCTGACGGCCTTGCCGGCCATTACGGCGATCATCGTAGACACCGACATGATGGCGCTCGGCGTCTACAAGGCGGCGGAGCAGCTGGGCCTGCGCATTCCGGAGCAGCTGTCGGTCATCGCGTTCAGCGACAACTCCGTCCTATCGGCGGAGTTCCATCCGCCGCTCACCGGCGTTCGGCTGTACGCCGACCGCCTCGGGACGGAGGCGCTGCAGCTGCTGCTGGAGCAGATGCAAGCCGAAGGCAAGAGCGCCAAGCGGGTGCTCGTGCCCGCGGAGCTCGTCGTTCGAGGTTCCTGCGCGTCGCCGATGTTTACGCATAAATAA
- a CDS encoding carbohydrate ABC transporter permease, with amino-acid sequence MSDRFERLGWKSKAFDTLNALFLFALMLTMIIPFINVVALSFSSGVASMQPEIILWPKAFSAEGYAIVWKSLDIWRPFMNSAIVTVIGTALHVLLSSLAGYVFIYPRLPGRRIMLTFVLITMMVPQEAIMIPLYVVNKDLHLINTLSALVLSGLVSGFSILLMRSFFLNVPYEMAESAKIDGAGEFRIFLTMYMRLAAAGLATVVLFEFVGRWNMFTAPVMFINDSMKYTLQVALKAMIIDTNSNSGTYMVTTNVRMAGIIISIIPLLAVYPFVQKYFMKGILLGASKE; translated from the coding sequence ATGTCCGATCGATTCGAACGGCTGGGATGGAAAAGTAAAGCTTTCGATACGCTGAACGCCCTGTTCCTGTTTGCGCTCATGCTGACCATGATCATCCCGTTTATCAACGTGGTGGCCTTGTCCTTCTCTTCCGGCGTCGCCTCCATGCAGCCCGAAATCATCCTGTGGCCGAAAGCGTTCAGCGCCGAAGGGTACGCCATCGTATGGAAGAGTCTCGACATTTGGCGGCCGTTCATGAACAGTGCTATCGTGACCGTGATCGGCACCGCGCTTCACGTCCTGCTGTCCAGCCTTGCCGGGTACGTGTTCATCTACCCTCGTCTGCCAGGCCGGAGAATCATGCTGACCTTCGTGCTCATTACGATGATGGTGCCGCAGGAAGCGATCATGATTCCGTTGTACGTGGTGAACAAGGATTTGCATCTGATCAATACGCTCAGCGCGCTCGTCTTGTCCGGGCTGGTCTCGGGCTTTTCGATTTTGCTCATGCGCAGCTTCTTCTTGAACGTGCCCTACGAAATGGCGGAATCGGCGAAGATCGACGGCGCGGGGGAATTCCGGATTTTCCTGACGATGTATATGCGGCTTGCGGCTGCCGGGTTGGCGACGGTCGTCCTGTTCGAATTCGTCGGACGGTGGAATATGTTCACGGCGCCGGTCATGTTCATTAACGACTCGATGAAATATACGCTGCAGGTCGCGCTCAAGGCGATGATTATCGATACGAACAGCAACTCGGGCACGTATATGGTGACGACGAACGTGCGAATGGCGGGTATTATTATCAGCATTATTCCCCTTCTGGCCGTCTATCCGTTCGTGCAGAAATACTTCATGAAAGGCATCCTGCTTGGCGCAAGCAAGGAATAG
- a CDS encoding copper amine oxidase N-terminal domain-containing protein yields the protein MKKVIPSFILACTVLASSTAYAATNNSIEINGTAVASDVKPEVKDNRTMVPLRVISENLGAKVAWTKTEVTLTKNNMKVILKPNSTTAVKNGTAVQLDVKPYVVDNRIIVPLRFIAETFGCTVNYSNSTVTVESAPLVINGVQVNALQQEYHMTMGGIVQQVNGNAYNEAIYTSFETNKGAKVDAPANYSWSPNYDIPGSYLKTAQYDFLDKNGKSVKSYEIYTLLQPTTDDAGKSVRTVLLYDVTGAQWYSFSDSARQAIDQLMVTADKNGFLKVISNTIV from the coding sequence ATGAAAAAGGTTATCCCAAGTTTTATTCTTGCATGCACCGTTCTTGCTTCGTCCACTGCCTATGCAGCAACCAACAATTCGATCGAAATTAACGGTACAGCCGTCGCTTCCGACGTGAAGCCAGAAGTGAAGGACAATCGTACGATGGTGCCTTTGCGAGTGATCAGCGAGAATTTGGGCGCTAAGGTCGCGTGGACGAAAACGGAAGTTACGCTGACGAAAAACAATATGAAAGTAATTTTAAAGCCGAACAGCACGACTGCCGTGAAGAACGGTACTGCCGTCCAGCTTGATGTCAAACCATATGTCGTCGATAATCGTATCATCGTTCCGCTCCGCTTTATTGCCGAGACGTTCGGCTGCACGGTCAATTACAGCAACTCCACCGTAACCGTCGAAAGCGCGCCATTGGTCATCAACGGCGTACAAGTAAATGCATTGCAGCAAGAATACCATATGACTATGGGCGGCATCGTACAGCAGGTCAATGGAAATGCCTACAACGAAGCCATCTATACGAGTTTTGAAACGAACAAGGGCGCCAAGGTCGACGCACCTGCGAACTATTCGTGGAGCCCTAACTATGACATACCCGGATCGTATTTAAAAACCGCTCAGTATGATTTTCTGGACAAGAACGGCAAGAGCGTGAAGAGCTACGAAATATATACGCTTCTTCAGCCTACTACGGACGACGCCGGGAAAAGCGTCCGGACCGTGCTGCTCTATGACGTTACGGGGGCTCAATGGTATTCATTCAGCGATTCTGCTAGACAAGCCATCGATCAGTTAATGGTGACAGCCGACAAAAACGGTTTCCTGAAGGTAATCAGCAATACGATCGTGTAA
- the speE gene encoding polyamine aminopropyltransferase → MELWYTEKQTPSYGITAKIKETYVSEQTDFQKLDMIETEEFGTMLVLDGMVMTTDKDEFVYHEMVAHPVLYTHPNPKKVLVVGGGDGGVIREILKHPSVEKAVLVDIDGKVIEYSKKYLPNIACGLDDPRVEVIVNDGFMHIHDHKNEYDVVMVDSTEPVGPAVNLFTRGFYQGIYDSLKEDGIFVAQTDNPWFTPDLISSVNRDVKEVFPIVRVFWANVPTYPSGLWTFTMGSKKYDPLEVDESSIPEIDTKYYSPRLHKAAFVLPKFVEDLVK, encoded by the coding sequence ATGGAATTGTGGTACACGGAGAAGCAAACCCCAAGTTACGGCATCACGGCTAAAATCAAAGAAACGTACGTAAGCGAGCAAACGGATTTCCAAAAGCTCGATATGATCGAAACCGAAGAATTCGGCACGATGCTCGTATTGGACGGCATGGTTATGACGACCGACAAGGACGAATTCGTTTATCATGAAATGGTGGCGCACCCTGTGCTCTACACGCATCCGAACCCGAAGAAAGTGCTCGTCGTGGGCGGCGGCGACGGCGGCGTTATCCGTGAAATCCTGAAACACCCAAGCGTGGAGAAAGCGGTTCTTGTCGACATCGACGGCAAGGTTATCGAATATTCCAAGAAATATTTGCCGAACATCGCTTGCGGTCTGGACGATCCGCGCGTCGAAGTCATCGTGAACGACGGCTTCATGCACATTCATGACCACAAGAACGAATACGACGTCGTGATGGTCGATTCCACGGAACCGGTCGGCCCTGCGGTCAACCTGTTCACGCGCGGCTTCTACCAAGGCATCTACGACTCCCTGAAAGAAGACGGCATCTTCGTCGCTCAAACGGATAACCCTTGGTTCACGCCCGACCTGATCTCGAGCGTTAACCGCGACGTGAAAGAAGTATTCCCGATCGTGCGCGTGTTCTGGGCGAACGTACCGACGTATCCGAGCGGCCTGTGGACGTTCACGATGGGCAGCAAGAAGTACGATCCGCTTGAAGTCGACGAGTCCAGCATTCCTGAAATCGACACCAAATACTACTCTCCGCGTCTGCACAAAGCGGCATTTGTTTTGCCGAAATTTGTGGAAGACCTCGTGAAGTAA